One genomic region from Evansella sp. LMS18 encodes:
- a CDS encoding co-chaperone YbbN: MKKLMIIAVVIVVIFSALALITSAQNKQQSEGNPFGKSTLHPETIKQLDDPNYQNIILPEELYSALKLEEDIMVYFYSPTCEYCNLATPQIVSVAEELGTEVKMFNLLEFEQGWEEYKIDGTPTLVHFETGREIARVSGLREKEAYKSFLGNN, from the coding sequence ATGAAAAAATTAATGATTATCGCTGTTGTTATTGTAGTTATTTTTTCTGCGTTAGCATTGATAACATCCGCACAGAATAAGCAGCAGTCGGAAGGGAATCCTTTTGGAAAGAGTACGCTGCATCCCGAAACGATTAAGCAACTGGACGACCCGAATTACCAGAATATAATTCTCCCCGAAGAACTCTATTCTGCGCTTAAACTGGAAGAGGATATAATGGTTTATTTCTACAGCCCTACCTGTGAGTACTGTAATCTGGCAACTCCTCAAATTGTGTCAGTTGCTGAAGAACTTGGCACAGAAGTGAAAATGTTCAACCTCCTTGAGTTTGAACAAGGCTGGGAAGAATACAAAATAGACGGAACACCGACATTGGTTCATTTTGAAACTGGACGTGAAATTGCCCGGGTCTCCGGACTGAGAGAAAAAGAGGCCTATAAAAGCTTTCTTGGAAATAATTAA
- a CDS encoding disulfide oxidoreductase, which produces MNKKIENALFGAWAIALTATAGSLYFSEIQNFIPCSLCWYQRIFMYPLVIILAIAAVRKDAGQAVYTLPLSLAGSGFAIYHYMLEKIPALSNQAAACGTVPCNYEYVNYLGFITIPFMSMTAFLLISGLLIYIMKVSEE; this is translated from the coding sequence TTGAACAAAAAGATTGAGAATGCCTTATTTGGTGCATGGGCTATCGCGTTAACCGCAACAGCTGGTTCTTTATACTTTTCCGAAATACAGAACTTCATACCATGTTCTCTTTGCTGGTATCAGCGGATATTCATGTATCCTCTTGTGATTATTCTGGCGATTGCCGCCGTTAGAAAAGATGCTGGACAGGCTGTATATACACTGCCACTCAGCCTGGCAGGTAGCGGGTTTGCGATCTATCATTATATGCTGGAGAAAATACCTGCACTTAGTAACCAGGCAGCAGCGTGCGGGACGGTCCCATGTAATTACGAATATGTTAACTATCTTGGTTTTATAACGATACCTTTTATGTCGATGACCGCGTTTTTACTGATTTCCGGACTGTTGATTTATATCATGAAAGTTTCTGAGGAGTGA
- a CDS encoding EAL domain-containing protein — MEKEHKAFMLAGQKGYRINDSNDGLINLFHSWNDLHTEETKAGLPGLLGNLINALEKTAYVVIADEKGGMVYVSESFCDILKYRKEELEGKYYTELRDRLMTGGDREKLKEVFLSGTGYETETMPVSRDGNPFIMKMSILPLIKTEEGITKFSLILHQDITRLTQAEKAIKQLASTDNLTGLPNRVKFEQDVAGFMEGEKGLQNSFAVLLIDLDRLGYYCEILGQHTGDKLTRNIANALVGLNHKGIQIYRYGANEFSVLMKEPESASEVEMVAKEILQLFNSPFTADGDELMLSASIGITVYPDQGNTQEAVINHAEDAMQHAKEAGQANMQWFRPSIRTKQKEKLIMERKLRAAVENKAFQLKYQPQIDLKNMAVIGAEALIRWEDKELGSVSPDIFIPLAEETGLINPIGDWVLEEACRQAKKWSDEGYSLRIGINISPLQFQKRGFVEKVNEVLQDSGLEPCKLDLEITENHLLRNREESLRTLVKLKNIGIRISIDDFGTGYSSLSYLQRFPVDSLKIDRTFIKDIINNSKDQAIVTSIIQLAHNMNLRVIAEGVETSDMLTFLNARNCNEMQGFLYSKPLAPSELTQYIKIIPPAEILTGS, encoded by the coding sequence ATGGAAAAAGAACATAAAGCTTTTATGCTGGCTGGCCAGAAAGGCTATAGAATAAACGATTCAAACGATGGTCTGATAAATTTATTCCACTCATGGAATGACTTACATACGGAAGAAACAAAAGCTGGTCTCCCTGGCTTGTTAGGAAATTTAATAAACGCCCTTGAAAAAACAGCTTATGTAGTAATTGCAGATGAAAAGGGCGGTATGGTATATGTTAGTGAATCGTTTTGCGACATACTGAAATACAGGAAAGAAGAACTTGAAGGAAAGTATTATACAGAACTTCGAGATCGGTTAATGACCGGGGGTGACAGGGAGAAGCTGAAAGAAGTGTTTTTATCCGGAACGGGTTATGAGACAGAAACTATGCCTGTTTCCAGAGATGGCAACCCCTTTATTATGAAGATGAGTATTTTGCCGCTGATTAAAACAGAAGAAGGGATAACTAAGTTTTCGCTCATACTCCACCAGGATATTACAAGACTGACTCAGGCAGAGAAAGCGATTAAACAGCTGGCCAGCACTGATAATTTAACCGGGCTGCCAAACCGGGTCAAGTTTGAACAGGATGTTGCCGGATTTATGGAAGGTGAAAAGGGTCTCCAGAATTCTTTTGCTGTTTTATTAATTGATCTTGACCGTCTCGGTTATTATTGTGAAATCCTTGGCCAGCATACAGGGGATAAACTGACCAGGAATATTGCAAACGCTCTTGTGGGCCTGAATCATAAAGGTATACAAATATACAGGTACGGAGCTAATGAATTCTCTGTCCTCATGAAAGAGCCTGAATCAGCTTCAGAAGTGGAAATGGTCGCTAAGGAAATCCTTCAGTTGTTTAACAGCCCTTTCACAGCTGATGGTGACGAGCTGATGTTATCCGCCAGTATTGGCATCACCGTATATCCTGACCAGGGAAATACACAGGAAGCTGTCATAAATCATGCGGAAGACGCGATGCAACATGCAAAAGAAGCAGGTCAGGCAAACATGCAATGGTTCAGGCCTTCTATCCGTACAAAGCAAAAGGAAAAATTAATTATGGAACGAAAGCTGCGGGCAGCAGTGGAGAATAAGGCATTTCAATTGAAGTACCAGCCTCAGATTGATCTGAAGAATATGGCAGTAATCGGTGCAGAGGCATTAATAAGATGGGAAGATAAGGAACTGGGATCTGTTTCCCCTGATATATTTATTCCACTGGCGGAAGAAACCGGGTTGATCAATCCGATTGGGGACTGGGTACTGGAGGAAGCATGCAGACAGGCAAAAAAATGGAGTGATGAGGGATACTCGTTACGCATCGGAATCAATATATCCCCGCTGCAGTTTCAAAAGCGAGGGTTTGTAGAAAAAGTTAATGAGGTTCTTCAGGACAGTGGTCTGGAGCCTTGTAAGCTGGACTTAGAAATTACAGAAAACCATTTACTTCGTAACAGAGAAGAAAGCCTTCGTACACTTGTGAAGCTCAAAAATATCGGCATTCGTATTTCAATCGACGATTTCGGCACAGGATATTCTTCCCTAAGCTATTTACAGCGTTTTCCTGTAGATTCCCTGAAAATTGACCGCACATTTATTAAAGATATTATAAATAACAGTAAAGACCAGGCAATCGTTACATCGATTATACAACTGGCCCATAATATGAACCTGCGTGTTATTGCTGAAGGAGTGGAAACATCGGATATGCTGACCTTTTTAAATGCGAGAAACTGCAATGAAATGCAGGGTTTTCTATACAGTAAGCCTCTCGCTCCTTCCGAATTAACTCAATACATAAAGATAATACCACCGGCTGAAATCCTTACGGGCAGCTGA
- a CDS encoding KTSC domain-containing protein → MEMTELNDGNIKSIGYDEMTRELHVRFENGDYLIYYEVFKIDYVGIFTSDNMSKYFEERIQTRYPFKTINNA, encoded by the coding sequence ATGGAAATGACTGAACTAAACGACGGAAATATAAAATCCATCGGATATGATGAAATGACACGGGAACTGCATGTGAGGTTTGAAAACGGCGATTATCTGATCTACTACGAAGTATTCAAAATTGACTATGTCGGAATCTTTACAAGTGACAATATGAGTAAGTACTTTGAAGAAAGAATTCAGACACGCTATCCTTTTAAAACTATAAATAATGCATAA
- the ald gene encoding alanine dehydrogenase, producing MKIGVPREIKNNENRVALTPAGVLTLHQAGHEIFVEKDAGIGSGFTDQDYKDAGAVILDEARETWETAEMVMKVKEPLPSEYGYFRENLILFTYLHLAAVPELAEALTEKKVTAVAYETVEVNRTLPLLTPMSEVAGRMASQIGAQFLEKPKGGSGILLSGVPGVKRGKVTIIGGGVVGTNAAKIAMGLGADVTIIDLSHERLRQLDDIFGTEINTLMSNPLNIANAVRESDLVIGAVLIPGAKAPKLVTEEMIKDMMPGSVIVDVAIDQGGIFETVDRITTHDDPTYTKHGVVHYAVANMPGAVPRTSTIALTNVTVPYALQIANKGLSTALRENPGLVKGVNTASGHVTYEAVARDLGYEYKTVEESLLK from the coding sequence ATGAAAATCGGTGTGCCAAGAGAAATAAAGAATAATGAAAATCGTGTTGCATTAACTCCTGCAGGTGTTCTTACACTTCATCAGGCCGGCCATGAGATTTTTGTAGAAAAAGACGCTGGAATTGGAAGCGGTTTCACTGACCAGGATTACAAAGACGCAGGTGCCGTTATATTGGACGAAGCACGGGAAACTTGGGAAACTGCCGAGATGGTAATGAAGGTAAAAGAACCTTTGCCTTCAGAATATGGTTATTTCAGGGAAAACCTGATTTTATTTACATACCTTCACCTTGCAGCAGTGCCGGAGCTTGCAGAGGCACTAACCGAGAAAAAAGTTACTGCTGTTGCTTATGAGACTGTTGAAGTAAACCGGACTTTGCCTCTGTTAACTCCCATGAGTGAAGTAGCCGGCCGGATGGCATCCCAGATTGGCGCTCAATTTTTAGAAAAGCCTAAAGGGGGAAGCGGTATTCTGCTCTCAGGTGTGCCTGGGGTAAAAAGAGGAAAAGTAACGATTATAGGAGGCGGAGTTGTAGGAACAAACGCCGCTAAAATTGCCATGGGGCTTGGTGCTGACGTGACAATCATTGATCTGAGCCACGAACGACTCCGGCAGCTGGACGATATTTTCGGCACGGAAATCAATACGCTGATGAGCAACCCGCTGAATATTGCCAATGCAGTCAGAGAATCAGATCTCGTTATCGGAGCCGTCCTTATTCCTGGAGCTAAAGCACCAAAACTCGTTACTGAGGAAATGATAAAAGATATGATGCCTGGTTCAGTAATCGTTGATGTAGCAATCGACCAGGGCGGTATTTTTGAAACGGTGGACCGTATTACCACACATGATGATCCAACTTACACGAAACATGGTGTGGTACATTATGCAGTAGCTAATATGCCTGGCGCAGTACCACGGACTTCTACGATTGCCTTAACCAACGTAACGGTGCCTTACGCTCTTCAGATCGCGAACAAAGGACTGAGCACAGCTCTCAGAGAAAACCCGGGACTTGTGAAAGGCGTCAATACAGCTTCAGGCCATGTAACTTATGAGGCAGTGGCAAGGGACCTTGGATATGAATATAAAACAGTGGAAGAATCCCTTTTGAAATAA
- a CDS encoding YjcZ family sporulation protein, whose amino-acid sequence MAAPVAHGGYGFGAGFALILVLFILLVIIGAAWAY is encoded by the coding sequence ATGGCAGCTCCTGTAGCTCATGGCGGATATGGATTCGGCGCAGGATTCGCGTTAATTCTAGTCCTGTTCATCCTGCTTGTAATCATCGGAGCAGCTTGGGCTTACTAA
- a CDS encoding YjcZ family sporulation protein codes for MGAHAHRGAGAGFAFILVVFILLVIIGAAVVRPGGYY; via the coding sequence ATGGGTGCACATGCACACAGAGGAGCAGGAGCAGGATTTGCGTTTATCCTTGTAGTATTTATCCTGCTTGTAATTATCGGAGCAGCAGTTGTAAGACCAGGCGGCTACTACTAA
- a CDS encoding YjcZ family sporulation protein, giving the protein MGYYGEPGYYGCCPPAAAPVAGYGHGGYGFGAGFALILVLFILLVIIGAALAY; this is encoded by the coding sequence ATGGGATACTATGGTGAACCAGGATATTATGGATGCTGCCCGCCTGCTGCGGCTCCTGTAGCAGGATATGGACATGGAGGGTATGGTTTTGGCGCAGGTTTCGCGTTAATTCTCGTACTGTTTATCCTGCTTGTAATCATCGGAGCAGCTCTGGCTTACTAA
- a CDS encoding YjcZ family sporulation protein — MGAPAGGYAGGFAFIIVIFILLVIIGAAVVRPGGYWY, encoded by the coding sequence ATGGGTGCACCGGCAGGAGGATATGCAGGAGGATTTGCGTTTATTATCGTGATTTTCATTTTGCTTGTAATAATCGGTGCTGCTGTGGTCAGGCCGGGAGGGTATTGGTACTAA
- a CDS encoding YppG family protein codes for MHRGGRDRDGSRSDPFTNMMFGSGRPPGQGAPQIFQQHQQAGQHPATYQGYAHGQYSHQTPYQQPQAHQSKKGVLSHFMKEDGTWDYVKIGNGVQQAYGIAGKVSPMVKQISPLLALLKK; via the coding sequence ATGCATCGGGGAGGCAGAGACAGGGACGGCTCCCGCTCAGATCCATTCACTAACATGATGTTTGGCTCCGGCAGACCACCAGGACAGGGGGCACCGCAAATATTTCAGCAGCATCAGCAGGCAGGACAACATCCGGCAACCTATCAGGGGTATGCTCATGGCCAGTATTCACACCAAACTCCTTACCAGCAGCCACAGGCCCATCAGTCCAAAAAAGGAGTGCTTTCTCATTTTATGAAGGAAGACGGGACTTGGGATTATGTAAAAATAGGAAATGGTGTGCAGCAAGCATACGGAATAGCCGGAAAAGTCAGCCCAATGGTAAAGCAAATATCTCCTTTACTCGCTTTACTGAAAAAATAA
- a CDS encoding Hsp20/alpha crystallin family protein yields the protein MVNRRSDHPFGLFGFPFFSGPQQQPVHFDVQDTENELLMEGKLEGFEKEHITIEAVRNGVVITAEKPVETKEGEGDEVPVQSHHTGKVERFIPVYFPFTESDISASFSEDKVLTVKVAKNKANRKFISIE from the coding sequence ATGGTTAACAGAAGATCAGACCATCCTTTTGGGTTGTTCGGATTTCCGTTCTTCTCAGGACCCCAGCAACAGCCTGTCCATTTCGATGTTCAGGATACTGAAAATGAGCTGTTAATGGAAGGTAAGCTCGAAGGCTTTGAGAAAGAGCATATTACTATCGAAGCTGTACGGAACGGAGTGGTCATTACAGCGGAAAAACCGGTGGAAACTAAGGAAGGCGAAGGGGATGAGGTACCTGTTCAGTCTCATCACACAGGTAAAGTTGAACGTTTTATCCCGGTCTATTTTCCTTTTACAGAATCTGATATTTCCGCTTCTTTCAGCGAAGATAAAGTTCTGACTGTTAAAGTAGCCAAAAATAAAGCAAACAGGAAATTTATCTCAATCGAGTAA
- a CDS encoding YrzI family small protein, producing the protein MMFNLFSLTVTITRRKYNGAEIERARRHEASNMHREAIRAKQAEYMNRMM; encoded by the coding sequence ATGATGTTTAATTTGTTTTCTCTGACTGTGACAATCACCCGCAGAAAATACAACGGAGCAGAAATTGAACGGGCGCGCAGGCATGAGGCATCCAACATGCACCGCGAGGCAATCCGTGCAAAGCAAGCTGAATATATGAATCGAATGATGTAA
- a CDS encoding YrzI family small protein, whose amino-acid sequence MVFNLFMLTITVTRRKSDGKDVEQARLYQESVKHREAVRTRQAEYLNRMM is encoded by the coding sequence ATGGTGTTTAATCTGTTTATGCTCACGATTACAGTGACCAGAAGAAAATCCGATGGTAAAGATGTTGAGCAGGCTCGCCTGTACCAGGAATCTGTAAAACACAGGGAGGCAGTTCGTACAAGGCAGGCTGAATATTTAAATCGAATGATGTAA
- a CDS encoding YrzI family small protein, which produces MAFNLFFLTITVTRRKTDQKEVERAHLYQESVKHREAVRARQANYLNRLM; this is translated from the coding sequence ATGGCTTTTAATTTATTTTTTCTTACAATAACAGTGACCCGCAGAAAAACCGATCAAAAAGAAGTTGAGCGTGCTCATCTGTATCAGGAATCTGTAAAACACAGGGAGGCAGTTCGTGCAAGGCAGGCCAATTATCTGAATCGTTTAATGTAA
- a CDS encoding YrzI family small protein: protein MMLFNLFFLTITVARRKYDGKDIERAYEYQESVKHSEAVRAKQAEYLNRLM, encoded by the coding sequence ATGATGTTGTTTAATTTGTTTTTTCTGACGATAACAGTAGCACGAAGAAAATACGATGGTAAAGATATTGAAAGGGCTTATGAGTATCAGGAATCTGTAAAACACAGTGAAGCTGTCCGCGCGAAGCAAGCCGAGTATCTGAATCGTCTTATGTAA
- a CDS encoding DUF1516 family protein, whose product MVHAHNLVWLLMLIVFFLTLFFVKSGKAKPAKITQMTLRLFYILVIVTGGTLLVTYQFYWVAVIKGLLAIWLIYSMEMISTRSAKGTLAGTAKIAYWAQFGIALVIVLFLGWTAI is encoded by the coding sequence GTGGTACATGCTCATAATCTTGTCTGGCTTCTCATGCTGATTGTATTTTTCCTTACACTTTTCTTTGTGAAATCCGGAAAAGCAAAACCAGCTAAAATTACACAGATGACACTGCGGTTATTTTATATCTTAGTCATTGTTACTGGAGGAACCCTGCTGGTTACTTATCAGTTCTACTGGGTTGCTGTGATTAAAGGACTTCTCGCTATCTGGCTGATATATTCTATGGAAATGATCTCGACGAGAAGCGCAAAAGGGACCCTCGCAGGGACTGCAAAAATCGCTTACTGGGCCCAATTTGGAATCGCCCTTGTTATAGTCTTATTCCTCGGCTGGACAGCAATATAA
- the phoU gene encoding phosphate signaling complex protein PhoU, producing MVIREQFSTSLSSLKEDVLNLGSMAEEALSETLKAVSSNDSEKLNVIITNDRLINNKELTINENATLLITKQQPVASDLRKVIVSLKISSDLERIGDLSVDIAKAALRINELLSGQGFEQEIQKMGARTNEMLKAVLSAYRKGDVLEAQKIAAIDDEIDKAYGEFVQSLFKTAVLEPGMIENITQLAFISRYIERIADYSTNIAEWIIYEVNGKKFDLN from the coding sequence ATGGTAATAAGAGAGCAATTCTCCACAAGTCTTTCGTCATTGAAAGAAGACGTCCTTAATTTAGGCAGTATGGCAGAGGAGGCCTTGTCGGAAACACTGAAAGCCGTTTCCAGCAACGATAGTGAGAAACTTAATGTTATCATCACGAATGACAGGCTGATCAATAACAAAGAGTTAACGATTAATGAAAATGCCACGCTGTTAATTACAAAACAGCAGCCGGTTGCTTCTGACCTCAGGAAAGTCATCGTCAGCCTGAAAATTTCCAGCGACCTGGAACGGATTGGGGATTTGTCTGTCGATATAGCGAAGGCGGCGTTAAGAATCAATGAATTACTTAGCGGCCAGGGTTTTGAACAGGAAATTCAGAAGATGGGCGCAAGAACAAATGAAATGTTAAAAGCTGTATTATCAGCTTACCGTAAAGGAGATGTACTGGAGGCCCAGAAAATCGCTGCGATTGACGATGAGATTGATAAAGCGTACGGGGAATTTGTTCAGTCTCTATTTAAAACAGCTGTACTGGAGCCTGGCATGATCGAGAATATCACCCAGCTTGCATTTATCTCACGTTATATAGAACGGATCGCAGACTACAGCACAAATATTGCAGAATGGATTATTTATGAAGTGAACGGAAAAAAGTTTGATCTTAATTAA
- the pstB gene encoding phosphate ABC transporter ATP-binding protein PstB, with protein MSAVTVPDNRKKAVYPGGQTTNIVEIESGKRVYETKSLNLWYGKDHALKNINLPIRENEVTAIIGPSGCGKSTYLKTLNRMVELVPNVKISGEILYRDRNILDKDFKVEELRTRVGMVFQKPNPFPKSIFENVAYGPKIHGIRNKKLLQEIVENSLRGAAIWDEVKDRLHENAYGLSGGQQQRLCIARCLAIEPDVILMDEPTSALDPVSTLKVEELVQNLKKEYSIVIVTHNMQQAARISSSTAFFLHGEVIEYGNTDHIFSTPDDKRTEDYISGRFG; from the coding sequence ATGTCAGCAGTAACAGTCCCAGATAACAGGAAAAAAGCAGTATATCCCGGAGGACAGACTACAAATATTGTTGAAATAGAGTCTGGCAAACGCGTCTATGAAACCAAGAGCTTAAATCTCTGGTATGGAAAAGACCATGCTTTAAAAAATATTAATCTGCCAATCCGTGAAAATGAAGTTACAGCTATCATTGGCCCTTCAGGCTGCGGAAAATCCACGTACCTGAAAACATTGAACAGAATGGTAGAACTCGTACCCAATGTAAAAATCTCAGGGGAAATATTGTACAGAGACCGGAATATCCTTGACAAAGACTTCAAAGTGGAAGAACTCCGGACAAGGGTGGGTATGGTCTTTCAGAAACCTAACCCGTTTCCAAAGTCAATCTTTGAAAATGTGGCTTACGGCCCGAAAATCCATGGTATCCGAAATAAAAAGCTTTTGCAGGAAATTGTGGAAAACAGCCTGAGAGGGGCAGCCATCTGGGATGAAGTGAAAGACCGTCTCCATGAAAATGCTTACGGCCTTTCAGGAGGGCAGCAGCAGCGTCTCTGCATTGCCAGGTGCCTTGCAATAGAGCCGGACGTCATTCTGATGGATGAACCAACTTCTGCGCTGGACCCAGTCTCCACATTGAAGGTTGAAGAACTCGTCCAGAATTTAAAAAAGGAATACAGTATTGTCATCGTTACCCATAACATGCAGCAGGCAGCTAGGATTTCCAGCAGCACAGCATTCTTTTTGCACGGGGAAGTCATTGAATACGGAAATACAGACCACATTTTTTCAACTCCGGACGATAAGCGGACAGAAGATTATATTTCAGGCAGGTTTGGATAA
- the pstA gene encoding phosphate ABC transporter permease PstA, with protein sequence MKYIDLDTVNKRMTTRILINKLIKYLFLAATLFGLIVLAVLLYRVFVDTIGWLNFDFLTNRLSTIPENAGIKGAITGTLWLMLIVGPVTMILGVGTAVYLEEYAKRGRLHSFIQTNINNLAGVPSIVFGLLGLTVFVRVFGFGTSVIAGGLTMSLLVLPIVVVAAQEAIRSVPGFLREASFGMGATKWQTIKNIVLPAALPGILTGTILALSRAIGETAPLVALGIPALLIPIPGSIFDNFTALPMQIYYWTLDSVLVDEYANLAAATILVLLVILFLMNSVAIILRNKFQKRY encoded by the coding sequence ATGAAGTATATTGACCTGGATACAGTAAACAAAAGAATGACCACCCGGATTCTGATTAACAAGCTCATTAAGTATTTGTTTTTGGCGGCGACACTCTTTGGGCTGATAGTATTAGCTGTTCTGCTGTACAGAGTGTTTGTGGATACGATTGGCTGGCTGAACTTTGATTTTTTGACAAACAGATTATCCACCATCCCTGAAAATGCAGGAATAAAAGGGGCCATTACCGGTACTCTCTGGCTTATGCTGATTGTCGGGCCGGTAACAATGATATTGGGGGTAGGCACGGCAGTGTATTTAGAGGAATACGCGAAGAGAGGGCGTCTCCACTCTTTTATCCAGACGAATATAAATAATCTTGCCGGAGTTCCATCCATTGTTTTTGGCCTCCTTGGACTGACGGTGTTTGTGAGAGTATTCGGCTTCGGAACGAGTGTAATTGCCGGAGGGTTAACCATGTCTCTCCTCGTGCTCCCGATTGTTGTCGTGGCTGCACAGGAAGCAATCAGATCTGTACCTGGATTTTTGCGGGAAGCTTCCTTTGGGATGGGGGCGACAAAGTGGCAGACAATCAAAAATATCGTTCTTCCCGCAGCTCTTCCTGGCATTTTAACAGGGACCATTCTCGCTCTTTCCCGTGCGATTGGGGAAACTGCTCCTTTAGTGGCTTTAGGTATACCGGCACTTTTAATCCCGATTCCAGGCAGTATTTTTGATAACTTCACCGCATTGCCAATGCAAATCTATTACTGGACATTAGATTCTGTTCTTGTTGATGAGTATGCGAACCTGGCAGCTGCCACCATACTCGTTTTACTGGTCATCTTATTTTTAATGAATTCGGTGGCAATTATTTTGAGAAACAAGTTCCAAAAACGATATTAA
- the pstC gene encoding phosphate ABC transporter permease subunit PstC, whose translation MEKAISEKAISVKAMIEQKKSKAGIRRITEKVIPSLLFLLASVSVLTTVGIISTLVYETVLFFREVSFIEFFATTELKPLSPVEPKFSILPLLTGTIMISLVAMAVAVPVGLATAVFLSEYASDNTRKMLKPVLEVLAGIPTIVYGFFAFTFVTPVLRELIPGLQATNALSPGIVMGIMIIPMVASLSEDAMNSVPNVMREGALALGSTKLEVTLRVVIPAAISGIVASFVLGISRAIGETMIVTIASGSSKNLTFDLTQSMQTMTAYIVEVTSGDAASGTTAYYSLYAVAFTLFIFTLLMNLLARYISRRYREVY comes from the coding sequence ATGGAAAAAGCAATCAGTGAAAAAGCAATCAGCGTAAAAGCAATGATTGAACAGAAGAAGAGTAAGGCAGGTATCAGGAGAATAACGGAAAAAGTAATTCCGTCCTTATTGTTTCTGCTTGCATCTGTATCTGTTCTTACTACGGTAGGCATCATCTCCACATTAGTCTATGAGACTGTGTTGTTTTTCAGAGAAGTATCATTCATTGAATTTTTTGCCACCACGGAACTGAAACCTTTAAGTCCTGTCGAACCAAAATTCAGTATTCTGCCACTGCTGACAGGAACAATTATGATCTCACTCGTGGCAATGGCAGTAGCTGTTCCTGTAGGATTAGCAACCGCAGTATTTTTAAGTGAGTACGCGTCTGATAACACGAGGAAAATGTTAAAACCAGTATTGGAAGTTCTTGCTGGAATACCTACAATTGTCTATGGATTTTTTGCTTTTACTTTTGTAACTCCTGTATTAAGAGAACTGATACCCGGTCTGCAGGCAACCAACGCATTGAGCCCGGGAATTGTAATGGGCATAATGATTATCCCAATGGTTGCATCCCTCTCGGAAGATGCGATGAATTCTGTCCCCAACGTAATGAGAGAAGGCGCTCTTGCCCTTGGTTCAACAAAACTGGAAGTTACTTTGCGTGTAGTTATTCCAGCTGCAATTTCCGGAATTGTCGCCTCATTCGTCCTGGGGATTTCACGTGCGATCGGGGAAACGATGATTGTCACGATAGCCAGCGGAAGTTCTAAAAACTTGACCTTCGACCTTACACAGTCGATGCAGACGATGACAGCATATATCGTTGAAGTAACGAGCGGTGACGCTGCAAGCGGAACAACCGCTTACTACAGCCTGTATGCGGTAGCCTTCACATTATTTATCTTCACACTGCTGATGAATCTGCTTGCAAGATACATTTCCCGCAGATACAGGGAGGTTTATTAA